A genome region from Bradyrhizobium commune includes the following:
- the rsmA gene encoding 16S rRNA (adenine(1518)-N(6)/adenine(1519)-N(6))-dimethyltransferase RsmA, translating to MSAIDDLPPLREVIRQHALSARKSLGQNFLLDLNLTARIARAAAPLEESIIVEIGPGPGGLTRALLALGAKRVIAIEHDERAIPALQDISARYPGRLEIVHGDAMTFDPRPLLGGERAKIVANLPYNIATQLLINWLTIEPWPPWYDMLVLMFQREVGERIVARADEEAYGRLGVLANWRAETKILFDISPSAFVPPPKVTSSVVRLVPRAAPLPCDRKLLEQVAAAAFGQRRKMLRQSLKSLGVDPARLAAAAGVDATRRAETIPISGFVAMARELADIRSET from the coding sequence ATGAGCGCGATCGACGACCTCCCACCGCTTCGCGAGGTCATTCGCCAGCACGCTCTGTCGGCCCGCAAATCGCTCGGCCAGAATTTCCTGCTCGACCTCAATCTGACCGCACGCATCGCGCGCGCAGCGGCGCCGCTCGAAGAGTCCATCATCGTCGAGATCGGCCCGGGCCCGGGCGGGCTGACGCGGGCGCTGCTCGCGCTCGGCGCCAAACGCGTCATCGCCATCGAGCATGACGAGCGCGCGATCCCGGCGTTACAGGATATTTCCGCGCGCTATCCCGGCCGGCTCGAGATCGTGCATGGCGACGCCATGACCTTCGACCCGCGCCCGCTGCTTGGCGGCGAGCGCGCAAAGATCGTGGCCAACCTGCCCTACAACATCGCGACGCAACTCCTGATCAACTGGCTCACCATCGAGCCCTGGCCGCCCTGGTACGACATGCTGGTCCTGATGTTCCAGCGCGAGGTCGGCGAGCGCATCGTTGCGCGCGCGGACGAGGAAGCCTATGGCCGGCTCGGCGTGCTCGCCAACTGGCGTGCGGAGACGAAAATCCTGTTCGACATCTCACCGTCCGCCTTCGTGCCGCCGCCGAAGGTCACGTCCTCCGTCGTCCGCCTGGTGCCGCGCGCGGCGCCGCTCCCCTGCGACCGCAAGCTGCTCGAGCAGGTCGCGGCCGCGGCCTTCGGCCAGCGCCGCAAGATGTTGCGTCAGAGCCTGAAATCGCTGGGCGTCGATCCCGCACGGCTTGCGGCAGCCGCCGGCGTCGATGCGACGCGGCGCGCCGAGACCATTCCCATCTCCGGCTTTGTTGCCATGGCGCGTGAATTGGCGGATATACGCAGCGAAACATGA
- a CDS encoding alcohol dehydrogenase, protein MALMRRQSLVKFDAPLCETIVDTPKPQGREVLVRIERCGLCHSDLHIQDGYADLGGGKKLDTTRGMTLPFTLGHEIAGVVDEVGPDVPAGLAGHKKAVFPWIGCGQCRDCANGDENLCVKQRFLGVSIDGGFATHVLVPDAKYLLDYDPLPVNQAATLMCSGVTAYGALKRLVDRPRQRNLLLIGLGGVGMMGLSFAQAMFKQPITVADLSPAARETALKNGAASAYDPAEPEIIRRILKETEGGFDEVVDFAGNEKSMAFAVAVAARGGKVVVSGLMGGQFTLPMVQWVYKRLTVEGFMVGTLAEAHELMALARAGKIKPTPMREEPMADVQKWIDELRAGHVVGRIVLKN, encoded by the coding sequence ATGGCGTTGATGCGTCGGCAGTCGCTGGTCAAGTTCGATGCGCCCCTGTGCGAGACGATCGTGGACACGCCCAAGCCGCAAGGACGCGAGGTGCTGGTGCGCATCGAGCGCTGCGGCCTCTGTCACTCCGATCTGCACATCCAGGACGGCTATGCCGATCTCGGCGGCGGCAAGAAGCTCGACACCACGCGCGGCATGACGCTGCCCTTCACGCTCGGCCACGAGATCGCCGGCGTCGTCGACGAAGTCGGCCCCGACGTGCCGGCCGGCCTCGCAGGCCACAAGAAGGCGGTGTTTCCCTGGATCGGCTGCGGCCAGTGCCGCGACTGCGCCAATGGCGACGAGAATCTCTGCGTGAAGCAGCGCTTCCTCGGCGTCTCCATCGACGGCGGTTTTGCAACTCACGTGCTGGTGCCTGACGCAAAGTATCTGCTCGACTACGATCCCCTGCCCGTCAACCAGGCCGCGACGTTGATGTGCTCGGGCGTCACCGCCTACGGCGCGCTCAAACGCCTGGTCGACCGCCCGCGCCAGCGCAACCTCTTGCTGATCGGCCTCGGCGGCGTCGGCATGATGGGCCTGTCGTTCGCGCAGGCCATGTTCAAGCAGCCGATCACGGTCGCCGACCTCTCGCCGGCCGCGCGCGAGACCGCGCTGAAGAACGGCGCGGCTAGCGCCTACGATCCGGCCGAACCCGAAATCATCCGCCGCATCCTGAAGGAAACCGAAGGCGGCTTCGACGAGGTTGTCGATTTCGCCGGCAACGAGAAGTCGATGGCGTTTGCGGTTGCGGTCGCCGCGCGCGGCGGCAAGGTCGTCGTCTCCGGCCTGATGGGCGGCCAGTTCACGCTGCCGATGGTGCAATGGGTCTACAAGCGCCTCACCGTCGAAGGTTTTATGGTCGGCACGCTTGCGGAAGCCCACGAGCTGATGGCGCTCGCCCGCGCCGGCAAGATCAAGCCGACGCCGATGCGCGAGGAACCGATGGCCGACGTGCAGAAATGGATCGACGAGTTGCGCGCCGGCCACGTGGTCGGCCGCATCGTGCTGAAGAACTGA
- a CDS encoding transglutaminase family protein yields the protein MAMLGEITHVTTYRYARPVSFGTHRAMFLPRRGACARLLDWSAKTDPASKIHWVTDARSNVVTVMEFGEPSSALTFTFQVRGVFFGIKGIESFPLDARADQVPVQYSPDEWTDLAGYLRPHADDPDGNLAAWTKSFVSGDQDETTDVLRRILRTFRESFSYQSRETEGTQPPGETLLTRAGTCRDYAWLMIEVLRRLGFAARFVSGYLYDQALDGGAVGMTGSGATHAWVQVFLPGAGWLDYDPTNQINAGFDLIPVAVARHPGQAVPLAGSWFGDAKDYQGMSIKVAVHKIGDISDPSEA from the coding sequence ATGGCCATGCTGGGCGAGATCACGCACGTCACGACGTACCGATATGCGCGGCCGGTGTCGTTCGGCACGCACCGGGCAATGTTCCTGCCGCGGCGCGGCGCATGCGCCCGGCTGCTGGACTGGTCCGCAAAAACCGACCCTGCTTCGAAGATTCACTGGGTCACCGACGCCCGCTCCAACGTCGTCACGGTGATGGAGTTCGGCGAGCCGAGCAGCGCGCTGACATTCACCTTTCAGGTGCGCGGCGTATTCTTCGGCATCAAGGGCATCGAGTCGTTTCCGCTGGATGCGCGGGCGGACCAGGTCCCCGTGCAATATTCGCCCGACGAATGGACCGACCTCGCGGGCTATCTGCGTCCTCATGCCGACGACCCCGACGGCAACCTCGCGGCCTGGACCAAGAGCTTCGTCTCCGGCGACCAGGACGAGACCACCGACGTGCTGCGCCGGATCCTGCGCACCTTTCGCGAAAGCTTCAGCTACCAGTCGCGCGAGACGGAAGGCACCCAGCCTCCGGGCGAAACGCTCCTCACCAGAGCCGGCACCTGCCGCGACTATGCCTGGCTCATGATCGAGGTGTTGCGCCGCCTCGGCTTCGCCGCGCGCTTCGTCAGCGGCTACCTCTACGACCAGGCGCTGGATGGCGGCGCCGTCGGCATGACCGGCTCAGGCGCCACACACGCCTGGGTTCAGGTGTTCCTCCCCGGCGCCGGATGGCTGGACTACGATCCGACCAACCAGATCAATGCCGGGTTCGATCTCATTCCGGTGGCCGTCGCCCGGCATCCCGGCCAGGCCGTTCCGCTGGCGGGTTCGTGGTTTGGCGACGCGAAAGACTATCAGGGCATGTCCATCAAGGTTGCCGTTCACAAGATCGGCGACATCAGCGATCCGTCCGAGGCCTGA
- a CDS encoding Crp/Fnr family transcriptional regulator, producing MTGRPQNELLQKLSAHDFELLAPHLQSVELAANHILHHAGDGISVVHFPCGPAFVSFAVPVEDDREVESLLVGREGAVGAPLGRGAALAYSRIVVKVGGAVLRLPLRALEQAQQRSTSLQDLFARYAACQLAQLLQTAACNAAHSIEQRAAKWILAAQEHIGGDEIALTHEQLAGMLGVSRSYASRVIQIFKAKRILATRRGSILILDAPALEASACACNSWVKRHFREVLGGAPHG from the coding sequence GTGACCGGCCGGCCCCAGAACGAGCTCCTTCAAAAGCTCAGCGCCCATGATTTCGAGCTGCTCGCGCCTCATCTGCAATCGGTGGAGCTCGCCGCCAATCATATCCTGCACCACGCCGGCGACGGCATCAGCGTCGTCCACTTCCCTTGCGGGCCGGCTTTCGTGTCGTTCGCCGTTCCGGTCGAGGACGATCGCGAGGTCGAAAGCCTCCTGGTCGGCCGAGAGGGCGCGGTCGGCGCGCCCTTGGGGCGTGGCGCGGCGCTGGCCTATTCGCGCATCGTCGTGAAGGTGGGCGGCGCGGTGCTGCGCCTGCCGCTGCGCGCGCTCGAACAGGCGCAGCAGCGTTCGACAAGCCTCCAGGACCTGTTCGCGCGCTACGCGGCCTGTCAGCTCGCGCAGCTGCTCCAGACTGCGGCCTGCAACGCCGCGCATTCGATCGAGCAGCGCGCGGCCAAGTGGATCCTGGCAGCGCAGGAGCATATCGGCGGCGACGAGATCGCCCTCACCCACGAGCAGCTCGCCGGCATGCTCGGCGTCTCCCGCAGCTATGCCAGCCGCGTCATCCAGATCTTCAAGGCGAAGCGGATTCTCGCCACCCGCCGCGGCTCCATCCTGATCCTCGACGCGCCGGCACTCGAGGCGAGCGCCTGCGCCTGCAACAGCTGGGTAAAGCGGCATTTTCGCGAGGTGCTCGGCGGCGCGCCGCACGGATAG
- a CDS encoding DUF6894 family protein: MPRYFFHFEGQQPYTDTTGETLLDDEAAWREAARLSRDVEHALRPGDSWTLSVFDGTEPVFVLAMVTRRFR, translated from the coding sequence ATGCCGCGGTACTTCTTTCATTTCGAGGGCCAGCAGCCCTACACCGACACGACCGGCGAAACGCTCCTCGATGACGAGGCCGCCTGGCGCGAAGCGGCCCGCCTCTCCCGTGACGTCGAGCATGCGCTGCGCCCCGGCGACAGCTGGACGCTCAGCGTGTTCGACGGCACAGAGCCGGTGTTCGTGCTGGCCATGGTGACGCGGCGGTTTCGCTAA
- a CDS encoding helix-turn-helix domain-containing protein: protein MSLQNAGKSSPTDASTWTAAGDEFVLLDAVQPPARIELARERMLLSRLYLGLIRSINDDYGAEFVKQNDSATFRTIGIYLFLRTAMCSPVRASTVAQALKLPRATVLRRLEDMIKQGYVERIGNAYRVTDKVNIPDLQQRLQQRIDMILATARALAELRDAAGSAH from the coding sequence ATGTCACTTCAAAATGCCGGCAAGAGCAGCCCCACCGACGCCTCAACCTGGACGGCGGCAGGCGACGAGTTCGTTCTGCTTGACGCGGTTCAGCCGCCCGCGCGCATCGAGCTGGCGCGCGAGCGCATGTTGCTGAGCCGGCTCTATCTCGGCCTGATCCGGAGCATTAACGACGACTACGGCGCGGAGTTCGTCAAGCAGAACGATAGCGCCACCTTCCGCACCATCGGCATCTACCTGTTCCTGCGCACCGCGATGTGCTCGCCGGTGCGGGCGAGCACGGTTGCCCAGGCGCTGAAACTGCCGCGCGCCACCGTGCTGCGACGGCTGGAGGACATGATCAAGCAGGGCTATGTCGAGCGCATCGGCAACGCTTACCGCGTCACCGACAAGGTCAACATCCCCGATCTCCAGCAACGATTGCAGCAGCGGATCGACATGATCCTGGCGACGGCCCGCGCGCTCGCCGAGCTCAGGGACGCCGCCGGATCAGCGCATTGA
- a CDS encoding caspase family protein — protein sequence MHANIFNRVLVLAALAVAMASPAAAEKRVALVVGNSAYKNITPLDNPSKDAGLMADTLATLGFTLVGGRAQLDLDKPAMDIAVQSFGKQVQGADVALFYYAGHGVQVAGSNYLVPVNANPTREADVDFQMTDVNLVLRQMQGSGTRLNLVILDACRNNPFGSRGLRSSDGGLAQMRAPEGTLISYATQPGNVAQDGSDGHSPYTKALAATVRTAGLDVFQTFNQVGLAVKRATSGAQQPWVSSSPIDGTFYFVPPTQSAPPQVAAMQPDPLPAERLRADPDRVPLRDAGLLSELNERLYELNFDPDTADGLTRAITKLQERIAMAPTGEPTEGLLLRMRKMEDLKPWGSIVYGPDGNKWGMSWNHASRRAAVADARGNCAGAKCPIELSFYGKSCGAFAISDKSWSLVQRDNVLRARDAALDECGKAGKACRIIGAVCADGSGR from the coding sequence ATGCACGCGAATATTTTCAATCGCGTCCTGGTGCTCGCGGCGCTGGCCGTCGCCATGGCATCTCCGGCAGCGGCCGAGAAGCGCGTTGCGCTCGTGGTCGGCAATTCCGCCTACAAGAACATCACGCCGCTCGACAACCCGTCCAAGGATGCGGGCCTGATGGCCGACACGCTGGCAACGCTCGGCTTCACGCTGGTCGGCGGCCGCGCCCAGCTCGATCTCGACAAGCCTGCGATGGACATCGCGGTACAGAGCTTTGGCAAGCAGGTGCAGGGCGCCGATGTCGCGCTGTTCTATTATGCCGGCCACGGCGTGCAGGTCGCAGGCTCGAACTACCTAGTGCCGGTCAACGCCAATCCGACGCGCGAGGCGGACGTCGATTTCCAGATGACCGACGTCAATCTCGTGTTGCGCCAGATGCAGGGATCCGGCACACGGCTCAACCTCGTGATCCTCGATGCCTGCCGCAACAACCCGTTTGGCTCACGCGGCCTGCGTTCCTCCGACGGCGGGCTGGCGCAGATGCGCGCGCCGGAGGGCACGCTGATCTCCTACGCCACGCAACCCGGCAACGTTGCCCAGGACGGCAGCGACGGCCACAGCCCCTACACCAAGGCACTCGCCGCGACGGTCCGGACCGCAGGCCTCGACGTGTTCCAGACCTTCAACCAGGTCGGCCTCGCCGTAAAGCGCGCCACATCCGGCGCGCAGCAGCCCTGGGTGTCGTCCTCGCCGATCGACGGCACCTTCTATTTCGTACCGCCGACGCAAAGCGCGCCGCCACAGGTCGCCGCGATGCAGCCCGATCCGCTGCCGGCGGAACGCCTGCGCGCCGATCCCGACCGCGTGCCCTTGCGCGATGCCGGCCTGCTGAGCGAACTGAACGAGCGGCTCTACGAGCTTAATTTCGATCCGGATACCGCCGACGGGCTCACCCGCGCGATCACGAAGCTTCAGGAGCGGATCGCGATGGCGCCGACCGGCGAGCCGACCGAAGGCCTGCTGTTGCGGATGCGCAAGATGGAGGATCTCAAGCCCTGGGGCTCGATCGTCTACGGACCCGACGGCAACAAATGGGGCATGTCGTGGAACCACGCCTCGCGGCGCGCGGCGGTGGCGGACGCACGCGGCAATTGCGCCGGCGCCAAATGCCCGATCGAGCTGTCCTTCTACGGCAAAAGCTGCGGCGCGTTTGCGATCTCCGACAAGTCCTGGTCGCTGGTCCAGCGCGACAACGTGTTGCGCGCCAGGGACGCTGCGCTTGACGAATGCGGCAAGGCTGGCAAAGCTTGCCGCATTATTGGAGCTGTTTGTGCCGACGGCTCCGGCCGCTGA
- the gmk gene encoding guanylate kinase gives MTIGGHGTDGVERRGLMFVLSSPSGAGKTTLSRLLIDRMPGLRMSVSATTRAMRPGEVDGRDYLFVDKLRFEAMVKGDELLEWATVFDNRYGTPRAPVEAALTAGQDVLFDIDWQGTQQLREKARADVVSVFILPPSAADLEKRLHSRAQDSDEVIRKRMSRASHEMSHWAEYDYIVINHDVDDAFAEVQSILKAERLKRERRIGLVGFVRGLQGQLQG, from the coding sequence ATGACGATTGGCGGTCACGGAACTGACGGTGTCGAGCGGCGCGGGCTGATGTTCGTGCTGTCCTCGCCATCGGGCGCAGGCAAAACGACGCTGTCGCGTCTCTTGATCGATCGCATGCCGGGCCTGCGCATGTCGGTCTCGGCGACGACGCGCGCGATGCGGCCCGGCGAGGTCGATGGCCGCGACTATCTGTTCGTCGACAAGCTGAGGTTCGAGGCCATGGTGAAGGGCGACGAGCTTCTGGAATGGGCGACCGTGTTCGACAACCGCTATGGCACGCCGCGCGCGCCGGTCGAGGCTGCATTGACGGCGGGGCAGGACGTGCTGTTCGACATCGACTGGCAGGGCACGCAGCAGCTGCGCGAGAAGGCGCGCGCCGACGTCGTCAGCGTCTTCATCCTGCCGCCTTCGGCCGCCGACCTCGAGAAGCGGCTGCATTCGCGCGCGCAGGATTCCGACGAGGTGATCCGCAAGCGGATGAGCCGCGCCAGCCACGAGATGAGCCACTGGGCCGAATACGACTACATCGTCATCAACCATGATGTCGACGATGCCTTCGCCGAGGTGCAGTCGATCCTGAAGGCCGAGCGCCTCAAGCGCGAGCGGCGGATTGGCCTCGTCGGCTTCGTGCGAGGTCTGCAAGGTCAGCTTCAAGGCTAG
- a CDS encoding YicC/YloC family endoribonuclease, whose product MALSSMTGFARSHGASGPYTFEWELKSVNAKGFDLRVRLPQGFDELEAHAKKRAGELLSRGTVYANLNVKRTNASATVRVNEDVLNAVLKAAAVIAGKVDAVAPSIDGLLAIKGVVEVAEPDGDEEEDNAARAAAADAFDKALDELVAMRKREGTSLGQILTQRVDEVEQLAKKAEAAPGRKPEAIKARLAEQIATLLDTSDRLDSDRLMQEAILIATRADIREELDRIASHVAQARELIGKGGPIGRKLDFLAQEFHREVNTCCSKSNDIELTNTGLAMKNVVEQFREQVQNLE is encoded by the coding sequence ATGGCGCTGTCGTCCATGACCGGTTTTGCCCGAAGCCACGGCGCAAGCGGGCCGTACACGTTCGAATGGGAATTGAAGTCGGTCAACGCCAAGGGCTTTGACCTCAGGGTGCGGCTGCCGCAGGGGTTCGACGAGCTCGAGGCCCATGCCAAGAAGCGCGCCGGCGAGCTTTTGTCACGCGGCACCGTCTACGCCAATCTCAACGTCAAGCGCACCAACGCGTCCGCGACCGTCCGCGTCAACGAGGACGTGCTCAACGCCGTCCTGAAGGCCGCCGCCGTCATCGCCGGCAAGGTCGATGCGGTCGCGCCGAGCATCGACGGCCTGCTCGCCATCAAGGGCGTCGTCGAGGTCGCCGAGCCCGACGGCGACGAGGAGGAGGACAACGCCGCGCGTGCCGCCGCAGCCGACGCCTTCGACAAGGCGCTCGATGAGCTCGTGGCGATGCGCAAGCGCGAGGGCACCTCGCTGGGTCAGATCCTGACCCAGCGGGTCGACGAGGTCGAGCAGCTGGCGAAGAAGGCCGAAGCCGCGCCGGGCCGCAAGCCGGAGGCGATCAAGGCCAGGCTCGCCGAGCAGATCGCAACGCTGCTGGACACCTCCGATCGTCTCGATTCCGACCGGCTGATGCAGGAGGCGATTTTGATCGCAACCCGGGCCGACATCCGCGAGGAGCTCGATCGCATCGCCTCGCATGTCGCGCAGGCGCGCGAGCTGATCGGCAAGGGCGGTCCGATCGGGCGCAAGCTGGACTTCCTGGCGCAGGAGTTTCACCGCGAGGTCAACACCTGCTGCTCGAAGTCGAACGACATCGAGCTGACCAATACCGGGCTCGCCATGAAGAACGTGGTCGAGCAATTCCGCGAGCAGGTCCAGAATCTGGAGTGA
- the mltG gene encoding endolytic transglycosylase MltG has product MSERPPISPRSPRAALEPEQVPPPPKRSERARNPFVVVGNAIITLLIISMIGAGGVYYYGRQVLEAPGPLKDDKIVNIPQRAGKRDIAETLNREGVTDVNPWVFIASVAALKASSDLKPGEYAFQKNASLRDVIATIVEGKVVQHAVTIPEGLTSEQIVARLTDNDIFTGSVRELPREGTLLPETYKFPRGTPRDQVVQRMQQAHKRVLAEIWERRSQDLPVKTPEQLVTLASIVEKETGKPDERSRVAAVFVNRLKQKIKLQSDPTIIYGLVGGKGTLGRPIKRSEITQPSPYNTYVIEGLPPGPIANPGRASLEAAANPARTRDLFFVADGSGGHAFTETYDAHQKNVAKLRAMEKQIQNDTVEPADDAQAPAAAAPAAADSAPTATTPKPTQQKKPPARPAAPAPARQGAAQPTPPVIPR; this is encoded by the coding sequence ATGAGTGAAAGGCCGCCCATTTCGCCCCGGAGTCCGCGGGCAGCGCTCGAGCCCGAGCAGGTCCCGCCGCCGCCGAAGCGATCGGAGCGGGCGCGCAATCCCTTTGTCGTGGTCGGCAATGCCATCATCACCCTGTTGATCATCTCCATGATTGGCGCCGGTGGTGTCTACTATTATGGCCGGCAAGTGCTGGAAGCGCCGGGACCGCTGAAGGACGACAAGATCGTCAACATTCCCCAGCGCGCTGGCAAGCGCGACATCGCCGAGACCCTGAACCGGGAAGGCGTGACCGACGTCAATCCGTGGGTGTTCATCGCGAGCGTCGCCGCGCTGAAGGCGAGCTCGGACCTGAAGCCCGGTGAATATGCGTTCCAGAAGAACGCCTCGCTGCGCGACGTCATCGCCACCATCGTCGAGGGCAAGGTGGTGCAGCATGCCGTCACGATCCCGGAAGGCCTGACCTCCGAGCAGATCGTGGCGCGGCTCACCGACAACGACATCTTCACCGGCAGCGTCCGCGAGCTGCCGCGCGAGGGCACGCTGTTGCCTGAGACCTACAAGTTCCCGCGCGGCACCCCGCGTGACCAGGTGGTCCAGCGCATGCAGCAGGCGCACAAGCGCGTGCTTGCCGAGATCTGGGAGCGCCGCAGCCAGGACCTCCCGGTCAAGACTCCGGAGCAGCTGGTGACGCTCGCCTCGATCGTGGAGAAGGAAACCGGCAAGCCGGACGAGCGCAGCCGCGTCGCGGCCGTGTTCGTCAATCGGCTGAAGCAGAAGATCAAGCTCCAGTCCGATCCGACCATCATCTATGGCCTCGTCGGCGGCAAGGGCACGCTCGGCCGCCCGATCAAGCGCAGCGAGATCACGCAGCCGTCGCCCTACAACACCTATGTGATCGAAGGCCTGCCGCCGGGCCCGATCGCCAACCCGGGCCGCGCCTCGCTGGAAGCCGCAGCCAACCCGGCCCGCACCCGCGACCTCTTTTTCGTCGCCGACGGCTCGGGCGGGCATGCCTTCACCGAGACCTACGACGCGCACCAGAAGAACGTCGCCAAGCTCCGCGCGATGGAGAAGCAGATCCAGAACGACACGGTCGAGCCGGCCGACGACGCGCAGGCGCCAGCCGCTGCCGCACCCGCGGCGGCAGATAGCGCGCCGACCGCGACCACCCCGAAGCCGACCCAGCAGAAAAAGCCGCCGGCCCGGCCCGCGGCTCCTGCTCCGGCCCGCCAGGGCGCGGCGCAGCCGACGCCGCCGGTGATCCCGCGCTAG